The Natrinema saccharevitans genome includes the window ACGAATGCGCCACGACACATCTGCGACCGCTGACGGCTATCCGACGGGACCGGACGGACTTCCGCTGCTCGGCAATCAGGTCGCGTTCCTCCGCGATCCGTACGGCTTCATGACGCGAACCGCCCGAGAGTACGGCGATATCGCCTCTTGGAAGGATCCCGAGGGCCGGGTCTACCAGCTGAACCACCCCGACTACATCGAACACGTACTCGTCCAGAACAACGAGAACTACGTCAAAGGCGAACGCTTCCAGGACGTCCTCGGGCCGCTGACCGGTAACGGCATCCTCAACAGCGAGGGCGCGGTCTGGCGGCGCAACCGCCACCTGATCCAGCCCGCGTTCCATCCTGACCGGATTCAGGAGTACGCGACGATGATGACCGAGTTCACCGGAGAGGCCCTCGAATCGTGGGACGACGGCCAGACGCGGCTCGTCCACGAGGACATGATGGAGGTGACGCTGAAGATCGTGTCCCGGGCGCTTTTCGGTGTCGACGTCGACGATCACGTCGACACCATCGGCTCGGCGCTCGAGCGGTTCATGAAAGCCTCCGAGAGCCTCTCGAACTACGTCCTGCCTCCGAAGGTTCCGACGCCGGCCAGACGGCAAATCCAGCGCGCTCGCGAAGACCTCGACGAAGTCGTCTACCGGCTGATCGAACAACGGCGGACCAACCCGACGGATCACGACGTCATCTCGAAACTGCTCGAGGCGACCGACGACCGCGGTACCGGGATGTCGGACGAGCAGATCCGGGACGAGGTGGTCACGCTGTTGCTGGCCGGCCACGAGACGACGGCGCTGTCGCTGACGCTGACGATGTATCTCCTCTCGCGGAATCCGCACGTCGAGCAACGGCTCGTCGCGGAACTCGAGGATGTCCTCGGCGACCGGACGCCGACGATGGACGATCTCTCGGAGCTTCCCTATACCGAACGCGTCGTCAAGGAGTCGATGCGACTCTATCCGCCCGTGCCGGGAATCGTCCGCGAACCGGTCAAACCGGACGTCATCGACGGCTACGAGATCGAACCGGGATCGACCGTCCGGATGCACCAGTGGGTCGTCCACCGCGATCACCGGTGGTACGACGATCCGCTCGCGTTCCGGCCGGATCGCTGGACCGACGACCTCGAAAGCGAACTCCCGAAACTGGCGTACTTCCCGTTTGCGGCGGGTCCGCGTCGCTGTATCGGCGACCGCTTCGCGATGCTCGAGGCACGGCTCATCCTCGCGATGGTCTACCGCGACTACCACCTCGAACTCGTCCCCGGGACGGACCTGGACCTGATGGCGACGGTGACCGCGCGGCCGAAACACGAGATTCCGATGACTGTCCACGAGCGGTGACGAGACCGGCATCGTTCGCGCACTCACGGACACCGGCTGCCGCGAGTCCGAACGGCTGGGCTTAAGTTGTACCTGCGTGAATCGAGTGGTATGCAGGACAGAACCTACACGGCCGACGCCGAGCCGGGCGACCACGTCACCGTCGCCGGCTGGGTCCACGAGATCCGCGACCTCGGCGGGATCGCCTTCCTGATTCTCCGGGACACCACCGGAAAGATCCAGATCAAGTTCGAGAAAGACGAGATGGATGACGATCTCGTCGAGACGGGACTCGACGTTTCCCGCGAGAGCGTCATCCAGGTCTCCGGCGACGTCGAGGAGGAGCCCCGCGCGCCGACCGGCGTCGAGGTCACACCCGAGTCGCTCGAGGTCGTCGCTCCCGCCGACCCCGAACTGCCGCTCGATCCGTCCGGGAAGGTCGACGCCGACCTCTCGACGCGACTGGACAACCGTACCCTCGACCTGCGCAAGGACGAGGTCCAGACGGTCTTCGAAATCCGTTCGGACGTGCTGCGTGCGGTCCGCGACCAGTTCCGCGACTACGACTGTACGGAGATCAACACGCCGAAGATCGTCGCGACGGGGACCGAAGGCGGGACGGAACTGTTCCCGATCACCTACTTCGGAGAGGAGGCCTTCATGAACCAGTCGCCACAGCTGTTCAAGCAACTGGTCGCCGGCTCGAACGTCGAGCGGGTCTTCGAGATCGGCCCGATCTTCCGCGCGGAGGAACACAACACGCCGCGGCACTTGAACGAGGCCACCTCGATCGACTTCGAGGGCGCGTTCTGTGACCACACCGACGCCATGGACGTCGCCGAAGGCATCGTCAAAGCTGCCTACGAGTCCGTGCAGGAGAACTTCGGCGACCGACTCGAGGACCTCGACCTCGCCGCGGAGTTCGAAGTCCCCGAGGGTGACTTCCCGCGTATCAGCTACGAGGACGCCATCGAGCGCATCAACGCCACGGGCGAACTCGACGAACAGCTCGTCTGGGGCGACGACCTCTCGACGCCGGCCGAGGAAGCCCTCGGACAGGACGTCGGCGGCCACTACTTCATCACCGACTGGCCCAGCGAGATCAAGCCCTTCTACATCAAGGACCACGACGACGATCCGCAGCTCTCGACCGGCTTCGACCTGATGCACCCGCGGATGGAACTGGTCTCGGGCGGCCAGCGCGAACACCGCCACGAGAAGCTCATCGAGGGCTTCGAACAGCAGGGGCTCGACCCCGACCAGTTCGAGTACTACACCAAGATGTTCAAGTACGGCATGCCGCCCCACGCCGGCTTCGGCCTCGGCGGCGAGCGCCTGCTCATGACCATCCTCGGACTGGACAACATCCGGGAAGCGGTTCTCTTCCCGCGAGATCGCCAGAGACTGAGTCCGTAGGACGACGTCTCTGGGAGCGCGTGGAAACCACGAGCGCGTAGCGCGAGTCGGTTTCCTCGAGATCGCCAGCGTCCGTCGCCGTAGGCGACAGACCTGAGCACCAGCAAGACTCCCGCGTTGCTCAAGTCTTGCGTGATCGGCAACGTCTGACGCGCTTCGAGCGAGCGCGAACGGTCTCGAGTCCGCAGCCTCGAGCCAGTACTTCTCACGGCGGCCGACTCGTGAGCGTCAGCTTTCCTACTTGTCGCCGCTGCTGCCGTCGCAGGAGCCGCTGTTAATGGCAGCTGCCAGATCCGAACCGACGGCGTCGTCGCCGAGGTACGCCAGGTGACTGCCGACGCTGTCGGTCACGTCGACGTCGGCGTAGTTCGAAGCGGGGTCACAGCCCGCGCCCTCGGTACCCAAGGCGGTGTCGCCGAAGCCGCCGTAGGCCGACCCGACCGTCGAGTCGTTCTCGGAGTGATAGTTCCGGACCTCACAGGCGTTTCCGAGGCCCGGATTCCACGGATCGCCACAGATCTCGGAGCCGTCGGCGGCCGTTCCGAGACCGGCGACGGTCTCGATCTCGTACCCGCTGCCGAGTTTGGCCGCCGTCCAGTAGACGCAGCGACCGCCCAGCGAGTGACCGACGAGACGGACGTTCCCGCCGCCGGCGTCGGAGAAGTCCTCGACGAGGCCGGCGACGACTCCGCCGACGTCCTCGGTGTCGCCTTCGGCACCGAAGTAGTTGAGCGTGGTGGCTGGCCACTCGATCGCGACGGTCTCGTCGGGCGTATAGCCGCCGGCAACGAGCGAGTCCCTGACGTCGGTGGCCTGACTCGAGACGGTGGTATCGCCGAACCAGCCGTGGATGAAGACCAGCAGTTCATCCGTGACCGGCAGGTCGCCGTCGGCGCTCCAGCCGAACCAGCCGTCGTCGACCTCGATCGTGTCCGGGCCGAGGAACTGTGCGGACGCCGAGCCGGAGGCGGCGGCCAGTCCCGCACCGCCGATCAGCGTCGTGCCGGCGGCCTTGAGGAGCGTCCGTCGGTCGGTCGTCGCTTCAGTCGCGGTCCGGCCCCCGTCGAGGGTGTCATTGTCCGTCATGACGTTTCGGTACTTCCACGAACCGATGATTGTAGATTGCTGCTCTATACAGAGCGTATTCAAGACCTAGCAGCCGTTTACCCATCGACGCGGACGGTCGAGATCGCGGTTCGCGTTCGGACGCCCGGGTCCGTCGGCACCACCCACGGTCGGCGATTTCGTTCGACGGGGAGCCGACGCAGAGGGCCCGTGCGGGCGCGAACCTGCAAGGTTATATCGTTCGGGCAGAAAGCGGGGGCGTAATGCGCGAGGAGGCGACGGCGTTCGTTCCCGGCCACGTCACGGGCTTTTTCAGTACCCACCCGGACGACGACCCGACGAAGGCGGGCTCACGGGGCGCGGGACTGACGCTTACGGACGGTGTCGAGGTAACGGTCGAACGAGCGGCGGCGACGACGGTCTTCCTCGACGACGTCGAGATCGAGATCGAACCGGTCGAGACCGTCCTCGAGACGCTCGGCGTGACCGCTCGGATCGACGCGACCTCGGAGCTGCCGATCGGGTCCGGGTTCGGCGTCTCGGGGGCGATGGCGCTCGGAACGGCGCTGGCCGCGAACCGCGTGTTCGGCTGCAAGCTCTCGATGAACGAACTCGTCACGATCGCTCACGGGGCCGAGGTACAGGCCGGGACGGGGCTGGGCGACGTCGTCGCACAGGCCCACGGCGGCGTCCCGATCCGCCTCGAGCCGGGGGGCCCGCAGGACAACAAACTCGATGCCATCCCCGCCCGGGCGCGCGTCGAGTACGTTACCTTCGGCGAACTGTCGACGGCCGACGTTCTCTCGGGCGATACCGAGCAGTTGACCGCGGCTGGACAGGAGGCGCTCTCCCGCGTCGTCGAGGAGCCGACGCTGCTGTCTTTTATGTACGCCTCGCGGCTGTTCGCCCGCGACGCCGAGTTGCTGACCGATCGGGTCCGCGAGACGATCGCCGAGGTGTCGGACGCCGACGGGCAGGCCTCGATGGCGATGCTCGGCGAGACGGTCTTCGCGCTCGGGACCGGCCTCTCCGATGCCGGCTACGAACCGTCGGTCTGTGCGACCCACCCTGCCGGTGCGGTTTTGAAGTGAGCCGGACGCTGGCACTGCGGCGGTCGGTCGCTGTTGCTCTCCGGTGAGTGTCGCGTCCGCAAGGGGAAAAGCGTCCACGCTCCGTCGACGGCGTCGGAGCCTTGTTACCGACCCTCCGTGCAGTTCGTCGTATTTAAGTGCAGGACACCTATGTCAACTAGTATATTTTTATGCCGAGAAATCGCAGGAAGGCGAAACGAATCCGTCTCGCTTTTGGAGATTGACCGTCGATGGGGGAGCGTGACCGCCGGTCGTTCCATCGATGAACGTGGTATGTGCGGGTCTTAGAACCCGTCTCAGGCTATCTCCTACCGTTCCATCGTCTCGAGAGTGAGCGGCCGACGCCGGCGATCGACCGGTCGATTTCGCTGAGAGCGTCGGTCACGGGAAATACCAAAAGCGAAAACATTGGCCAAAAATTTATTATGGTACGTTCGAGTTATCGGGCCAAGTTTCGAAATGGCTTCACGCACTGACATTCACCAAAGCCTGTTTCAGTTGTACGAACACTACGTCGGTGAACCCGACTCGAGCAAGGACGTCTACGGCTACTGGCTGTTCATCGTCGGCTACGTCATCGGGGCCGCGGGCGTGGCGACGTTCGTCGTCGGGTACGCCGGCGAGGGGGAGCCGTACACGCTGATCAGGGCCTCCGGGATCACCGCCGCGACCGGGCTCGCGCTCTGTCTGTTCGGGATCGTACTGATGTTACCGGTACGAAAACGGGGGATTCAGGCGAGTTTCGTCGGTCTGCTCGTCTCGTTTGCCGGCGTCGGCTTCTTCGGCTGGGCGTATCCGAACAACTGGCGGGAACTCGGCGTCGACTACAGCGTCGAGGTGATTTCGGTCTACACCCTCGGGATCGGTATCATCGCGGGCGTGACGGCCCTCGTTCCCGTTCTGACCGGCCAGCGCGGTATGTTCGTCGAGGAGGAGGGCCAGACCGAGGACCCGCCGATCCTCACCGGCGACGAGATGGAAAGCGCCCAGTTCGCCGCCTTCCGTGACGACAACGGCGACTGGCAGTGGCACGTCCTCCACCTCGAGGCACTGGCCCGGAGTACGGAGAGCGCGGTGACGCGGCCGGAGGCCACGGAGGGCATCGAGCGCGTGAAGTCCCAGATCAGCTCCGCGGGGCTGATGGAGCTGACGACCTCCGCGTTCCGGCTCTACGAGGACCGCGACGGCACCTGGCAGTGGACGCTCGCGCGCGACGACGGCTCGATCGTCGGTGCCTGTGCCGGCGAGTTCGACGAGCGCGACGGGGCCGAGGAGTCGGTGAGCTTCCTCAAAGACGAGGGGCCGGACGCCGACGTGATCGAGATCGAGGGGGCCGCGTTCACCTACGAGCAGCGCCGCGACAAGTGGTACTGGCAACTGGTCGACGACGACCGCGTCCCGCTGGCCTCGAGCGAGACGGGCCACTCGACGCAGGAACGCGCCGAGGAGGCCGCCCGGACCTTCGCCGAGCGGTTCGACCGGGCGCGGGTCCTCGACGTCGAGCACGTCGGCGTCGAACTCCGCGAGCGGGCCGACGGCTGGAGCTGGCGGCTCGTCGACGCCGCCGACGACGTCCTCGCGACCAGTACCGACGCCTTCGATTCCCGGCGCGACGCCGAGGAGGCCGCCGAAGCGCTGTTGCCCGAACTCGAGTCGGCGTCGGTCACCGTGGCCGGCGAGCCGACCTACGAATGCTACGAATCCGGCCCAGAGTGGCGCTACCGGCTCGTCGACGAGAACGAACACGTCGTCGCGCGCAGTCCCGAGGGGACCGACGACCGCCTCGCGGTCGATACGTGGACCGAACAATTCGGCGACAACGCCGCCGACGCCGACGTCGTCGAGATCGACGACGCGGAGTACGAGGTCTTCCCGGCCGAGGACGTCGACGCCGGCAGCGCCGCCTCGACGCCCGACGACGACCTCCCCGCGGCCATCGAAGAACCCGAGCCGGCGGCAGACGGCGGGACGGCCGTCGACGCTCCCGACGCCGAGGACCCGAGCCCGTGGCACTGGCGGCTCGTCACCGACGACCGCGACGTCGTCGCCGCGAGTACCGAACCCCATCCCGACGCCGAGTCGGCGACCGACGCCATCGAGCGGGTCCGCCAGCAGGCCAGCGAGGCGGAACTCATCGAGTTCGAGAACGCCGCCTTCCAGGTCTACGAGGCCGACTCCGGCGAGTGGCGCTGGCGGCTCATCGACGAGGACGGCAACGTCCTGGCCGACAGCGGCGAGGAACACACCTCCCGCGGCGAGGCCGCCGAGGCGATGATGACGCTGAAAGAGCAGGCACCCGACGCCGAACTGCTCGAGATCGAAACCGCCGCGTTCGAACTCTTCGTCAACGAGGCCGACGAGTGGGGCTGGCGGCTCATCGACGAGGCCGGCAAGCTCGTCGCCGAGGACCCCGCGACCCACCCGACCCGCGGGGCCGCCCGCCAGGCGATGAACCGCCTGCTCGAGCATCTCGATTCGGACGTGCGGACGATGGACCGGGCGATCTTCCAGCCGTACGCGACCGAGGACTGGCACTGGCGGTTCGTCCTGCCGTCGGGCGAGACCGTCGCCGCCGCCGGCGAGGCACACCCGACACGGGACGAACTGGTCGACAGCCTCGACGACGTGCGCGAGGCCGCTGTGTCGGCGCGCCGGCACACGATCGGCGACGTCTCGGTCCAGCTCTATGGCACCGACGAGTGGTACTTCCGACTGCTCGATCGCGACCGCGAGGAGATCGCCGACGCGACCGTCTCCTACGGCGACCGCGAGGCCGCGATGGACGGCGTCGAGGGCCTCAAGCGACACGCGGCCGACGCGCCGATCTTCGCGATCGAGGACGCGGCGATCCGTGTCGACGATGCGGACGGCTGGTCGTGGGATCTCGTCGACGCCGACCGGACCGTCATCGCCGAGGCGGTCGATTCCGAACCCGACAGGAACGCCCTGCTCGAGGCGATCGAGGAAGTCCGTCAGCTCGCGCCGATGGCCGGCCGGGTCGACTTCGACGTCGCCTCCTTCGAACTCGTCGCCGACGAGGACGACCGCTGGCGGTGGCGGCTCATCGACGAGGACGGCCGGACCGTCGCGACCGGCTCCGAGACCCACGAGACGGCCGCCGACGCCCGCGACGCCCTCGCGGACGTCCGCGGCCTGATCGAGTCCGCCAGCATCCTCGAGATCGACAGCGTCTCGTTCGAACTCCACACCGCGGAGGACGGCTGGGTCTGGCAGCTCATCGACGAGTACGGCGCGACGATGGCCGAGAGCACCCAGACCTACGAGAACCGCACCGAGGCCCGCGAGGCGATGAACGACGTGAAGGCACAGGCCCCCGACGGCTGGATCACCTTCACCGAGTGACCGCGCCCGCGGCTCGTCTCGACCCCTGACCGGTCCGTTTGCCCGCGAGGAACGCGGGTTCCCACTCTCGAGCCGACTCGGTGAGCGATCGGGCCGTTTTTTATCGATCGAACCCAGTGATCGATCGTGAGCGATTACGACAGCGTCTCCGCCGACGTCGAGGACGAGGAGGAGATCCCGGAGGACCACCCCAGATATCAGGATCTACTCACTCGCCACCGGATCGAGCGGGGCGTCGAAAAGGGGATCACCCACCTCCAGGGG containing:
- a CDS encoding cytochrome P450, with the translated sequence MRHDTSATADGYPTGPDGLPLLGNQVAFLRDPYGFMTRTAREYGDIASWKDPEGRVYQLNHPDYIEHVLVQNNENYVKGERFQDVLGPLTGNGILNSEGAVWRRNRHLIQPAFHPDRIQEYATMMTEFTGEALESWDDGQTRLVHEDMMEVTLKIVSRALFGVDVDDHVDTIGSALERFMKASESLSNYVLPPKVPTPARRQIQRAREDLDEVVYRLIEQRRTNPTDHDVISKLLEATDDRGTGMSDEQIRDEVVTLLLAGHETTALSLTLTMYLLSRNPHVEQRLVAELEDVLGDRTPTMDDLSELPYTERVVKESMRLYPPVPGIVREPVKPDVIDGYEIEPGSTVRMHQWVVHRDHRWYDDPLAFRPDRWTDDLESELPKLAYFPFAAGPRRCIGDRFAMLEARLILAMVYRDYHLELVPGTDLDLMATVTARPKHEIPMTVHER
- the aspS gene encoding aspartate--tRNA(Asn) ligase, which encodes MQDRTYTADAEPGDHVTVAGWVHEIRDLGGIAFLILRDTTGKIQIKFEKDEMDDDLVETGLDVSRESVIQVSGDVEEEPRAPTGVEVTPESLEVVAPADPELPLDPSGKVDADLSTRLDNRTLDLRKDEVQTVFEIRSDVLRAVRDQFRDYDCTEINTPKIVATGTEGGTELFPITYFGEEAFMNQSPQLFKQLVAGSNVERVFEIGPIFRAEEHNTPRHLNEATSIDFEGAFCDHTDAMDVAEGIVKAAYESVQENFGDRLEDLDLAAEFEVPEGDFPRISYEDAIERINATGELDEQLVWGDDLSTPAEEALGQDVGGHYFITDWPSEIKPFYIKDHDDDPQLSTGFDLMHPRMELVSGGQREHRHEKLIEGFEQQGLDPDQFEYYTKMFKYGMPPHAGFGLGGERLLMTILGLDNIREAVLFPRDRQRLSP
- a CDS encoding esterase/lipase family protein, whose protein sequence is MTDNDTLDGGRTATEATTDRRTLLKAAGTTLIGGAGLAAASGSASAQFLGPDTIEVDDGWFGWSADGDLPVTDELLVFIHGWFGDTTVSSQATDVRDSLVAGGYTPDETVAIEWPATTLNYFGAEGDTEDVGGVVAGLVEDFSDAGGGNVRLVGHSLGGRCVYWTAAKLGSGYEIETVAGLGTAADGSEICGDPWNPGLGNACEVRNYHSENDSTVGSAYGGFGDTALGTEGAGCDPASNYADVDVTDSVGSHLAYLGDDAVGSDLAAAINSGSCDGSSGDK
- a CDS encoding pantoate kinase, which translates into the protein MREEATAFVPGHVTGFFSTHPDDDPTKAGSRGAGLTLTDGVEVTVERAAATTVFLDDVEIEIEPVETVLETLGVTARIDATSELPIGSGFGVSGAMALGTALAANRVFGCKLSMNELVTIAHGAEVQAGTGLGDVVAQAHGGVPIRLEPGGPQDNKLDAIPARARVEYVTFGELSTADVLSGDTEQLTAAGQEALSRVVEEPTLLSFMYASRLFARDAELLTDRVRETIAEVSDADGQASMAMLGETVFALGTGLSDAGYEPSVCATHPAGAVLK
- a CDS encoding YegP family protein, giving the protein MASRTDIHQSLFQLYEHYVGEPDSSKDVYGYWLFIVGYVIGAAGVATFVVGYAGEGEPYTLIRASGITAATGLALCLFGIVLMLPVRKRGIQASFVGLLVSFAGVGFFGWAYPNNWRELGVDYSVEVISVYTLGIGIIAGVTALVPVLTGQRGMFVEEEGQTEDPPILTGDEMESAQFAAFRDDNGDWQWHVLHLEALARSTESAVTRPEATEGIERVKSQISSAGLMELTTSAFRLYEDRDGTWQWTLARDDGSIVGACAGEFDERDGAEESVSFLKDEGPDADVIEIEGAAFTYEQRRDKWYWQLVDDDRVPLASSETGHSTQERAEEAARTFAERFDRARVLDVEHVGVELRERADGWSWRLVDAADDVLATSTDAFDSRRDAEEAAEALLPELESASVTVAGEPTYECYESGPEWRYRLVDENEHVVARSPEGTDDRLAVDTWTEQFGDNAADADVVEIDDAEYEVFPAEDVDAGSAASTPDDDLPAAIEEPEPAADGGTAVDAPDAEDPSPWHWRLVTDDRDVVAASTEPHPDAESATDAIERVRQQASEAELIEFENAAFQVYEADSGEWRWRLIDEDGNVLADSGEEHTSRGEAAEAMMTLKEQAPDAELLEIETAAFELFVNEADEWGWRLIDEAGKLVAEDPATHPTRGAARQAMNRLLEHLDSDVRTMDRAIFQPYATEDWHWRFVLPSGETVAAAGEAHPTRDELVDSLDDVREAAVSARRHTIGDVSVQLYGTDEWYFRLLDRDREEIADATVSYGDREAAMDGVEGLKRHAADAPIFAIEDAAIRVDDADGWSWDLVDADRTVIAEAVDSEPDRNALLEAIEEVRQLAPMAGRVDFDVASFELVADEDDRWRWRLIDEDGRTVATGSETHETAADARDALADVRGLIESASILEIDSVSFELHTAEDGWVWQLIDEYGATMAESTQTYENRTEAREAMNDVKAQAPDGWITFTE